GGCaagaaggtgggagaggggagggacccTCTGGACCCTGGTGATGGGACAGTTGGCCTAGACAGCCCCTCACAGCCTGGCCTGCAGCTCCCCAGGGTCCTTGCAGAAAGATGGCCAAGAGTCTTTCTCCCTGAGTCCCAGCCTCGCTCCCACCTGCTCTAGCCCCTCCTCGCCCGGATCCGCTGTGCAAATACAGGGCCACCGCCGACTGTGGGAACAGTAAATCTTCTCTCACTCTTTTATTCATGCGCTCACCTCTGCAGACAGTGCTGAGGAAAAACAAACCCCACAAAATCCCTGCGGGCTCCAGCAGTCTGGCAGTctcttctttgctcttctctgaTCCCCTCCGGATGGCAGAGGCTGGAGAAGAGGCCTACCGGCCTCCCAGGGGGACGACGGCACCCCCCTTCGCCTCCCCCAATGGTGCTCGCTGAGCCCCATATCTGCTCTGGGGAGCAGAAATCAGTGAGACCTGGGGAAACTGGGAAATTAGTATTCATGGCTTCCAGGAGCAGCACTTGATCTACCTcacctgcccagcctccccagaCTGCAGGAGAGCACCAGGCTGGCGAGGTGAAGTGCTGCTGCCCGGGCCACCAACTGAGGAATGGCcgcagggaaggaggggcagccCCAGCAGCCGGGCCAAGGCAGCGTCTACACAACAGTCCAGCCCTCCAGAATTCCCAGGAAACCTCTCTTCCTCCAAATCTGGGGTCACCAGGGCAGGTTTCTTTTAAGTCCAGTCAGACTGAAGGAGGACCGGAGGCACAGACTGAAGGGGGCCAAGGGGCACTAGGTTTCACAGAATGCCTTTCATAAATACAGTGGACTTGGCAGGACCCACTGTCCTGGTTTGCCCATACAGCGGTTTCTGGGGACATGGGGCTTTCGGAGTTAAAACCAGGAGCATTTTAGACAAACTGGGAAGATAGGGTCACCCTGAGGGGCCTTGGAAAGGATTCTCCCTCCATGGGACTGAAGGAGCTGGGGAGGACTTGAAACACTGCCAGGTCACGGGCCTCCACCTATCCGGGAACCTTGACCCCCATACATACAAACACTGGAcagacatggggaaaaaaatttgtTTGCCTGGTGtggtccccacccccatcaggACCCTGAGGGCAAGCCTCAAGGGAGAGCACCGGAAGTGCTGTCCTGGTATGGGCCTGAGGAGCCGGAACGTGCCTGGTCCTTCACATCTGCCCAGCACCACCCCGAGGTGCTCTCTCCACGGTGGGGCAGGTGTCTCCAGAGGTAAAAGAGGTTTGAGTTAAAGCTGAGAGGGCAGATCCGTGGAGACCACCTGGCCCAGGCTCCCTGTTGGACAGGTGGGAGACCAAGTTCAAGGGAGGTGGAGTCCCTTACTCAGGGCAGCACACTCTTAAGGGGTTGGAGGCCCAAACTGGGGCTCTACTCCATCAGATGCCACAGCCAAAGATCCATTAGAAGGGAGGAGGCTCGGAAGGTAAGCCCAGGCCCGTGAAAGCCCCCGCTTTCCTGGAGCCCATACTTTGCTCTGAGAGAGGCACACGAGCGGGAGATTGGCGTCGTCTGGAGCCAGGACTGCTCTCTCCATTCTGAGTCCCCAGTTTGGTCTCTTCCAGCACCAACTCCAGGCAGAAACCTTCCAGCAGATTGCCCGGGACTGCTTTGCCTGAGAGCCTCTGGAGCCCTGTGCTATAAGTCTACAGATGTACTGCCTGCTCCACGTCTCACTGTCCAGGTCTCGGAATATGTAAGAAAGATCAGCCTTGCCCTCAGAAGTAGGAGTTCCTCCCCATCTGCTACTAGGAACCTTCTAGAGGTGGTGGTATTTAAGACAGCTTAAATAGCCATTAACAACCCTGAACACCAGTCGGTGAGCAGGAAGCAGAGTCCCAAGGGTGAGGCTTACCCAAGGAGTGCATCCTGATGTGTCTGAGTCGAGAGGTGGGGGGTATCTGGAgctggaagctgggagaggcTGAAGAGTGGTAGCAGGTGTAACTGGGCTCTCTCTTGAGTAGCCAGGAGGGTCCTAAGTGCATGGCCAGGAGAGGGCAGAGCACCAAAAACAGTGGGAGGACTGAGGGAAATCTGCTCCTGGCAGCTCCTGTTCCAGCTTTTAGCACTTATAGCATTTCCAGCTTTGTCGTTTTACGGGTGAGCCCAGCACTTCCAAAAGTAAAATGTAAGAAAGAGCCTGGGAAAGGTTCCCGAGGAATGGCAGGGCTGCCCCTTTGTTCACAGCAACCTTTCTAGGAAAAGCAGGACTCCACAGAAGGTCTAACAAGGAGAGAGAGCCTGCACCCGCACTGTACCCTCCAGACCCCGAAAGCATGGAGAAGGAGTAGACGAGCGAAGGAGGAGACCCTGGGCAGGGCAGTCAGGAGCTACCTGCTGGGGAAGTCCCAGGGGGCTTGCCAGCTCTGCTCAGGCAGGGGGGACGCAGACCCCTTTGACAGGAGAGGCAGGTTTCCTGCACAGAAATGCCCGGACTTATTCCACGAGAGGCCCTTGGAGCTCCCTTAGCAATTACTGCCTCGCCATGTAGCTTTGTGCCTGACAGGCCACTATAATTTATTGCAAATCCGTCTCATCGTTCCAATAAGGCAGTCGGCTTCTCTACCTCTGAATGCAGCTGGGCACCCAGCTGGTCCCCCATTAAAATCCTTCTGGACCTGAATCTTCCCACCTTTCCTTGCCCCCCATCTCTATCCTGGCACTCGGGCAGCTGGCCCAGGGGAGCAGGACGAGCCCCCACGGACACACCTCCTCACCGTCCTAAGAGCTAGATCAGCAGGTGCAAACAACTAAGTGCAGGTGGCGCCTCAGAGTCTACAGACCCGACTGGTCGCCTGGCAAAAGGCACTAGCAGCTTCTGTCGGGAAACAGGGAACTGCTATTAGCAAATTCTCTAATTAGGGTTCTCTTTATCGTCCTCCTGTGGAAGATACTCATTTGTAAGGTTTAAGGCAGACCGTGAAAATCACAGAGAACTGGAAATCTGTAAGAATATTGCCTGAGAAGGGTCTCTGGCAGGAGCCCCTTAATTTCCCAGGTTCTGCTTTATCTCACCTATAAACAGCAGGGGCGGCAATGCCTCTGTGCAGGCAAGTGACTCAACTAGGTAAAAAAGCACGTTCCAAGTCCACACTTCTGGGCGGCACTGGACCTTTCGCTCATCCACATGCAGAACAGGGGTGTGGAGGCAGAGCGAAAAGCCCCAGGCTTCCCTGGCACCTACTTGTGGCGGGTCTTGGGCGAATACTCAATCTTTCGGAATGGATTTTCTTGCCTGTAAAGTGGCCGCAGTGATAATGATATCTTCGCTGCACAGATATTATGAGATCGAAGTGAGATACACATGAACAGTGTTGATAAACTGGAATATCCAGCTGTTCCTGGTTATTAACCGACTCTAATGACTGTGATAAAGAAAAACCTCCCTTTGAATAAGCCAAGGCTTCCGGGTGACATGAGAAACACCGAGAAGATCACCGCTGATGGGTTTGTTGGTAACTCTTCCCTGCCCAGAGTGATCAGCTGTCCCGAGGCTGCCTCTTGGGATGAGGGCTTAGCAGAGTCAGGGAGTAAACGCTCGAGCTCAGAGAAGCAGCTGGAGGACCACGAACACAGGGTGAGGCAATTTGCCACCCACTAGGCCCTCCCCGTGCTGCTTCTGGGGTTTGAGAGCAGACCCAGCAAGCTCCTCCCAGGTAACAGAGTAAACTGAGGCCCCTCTGTTTTAGTGCTCTTCATGGAAAGGGAGCAGaccctccaggaaaaaaaaaatgctgataaaCTCACAAAAAAGTTGTGTTATTGCTAAACGCTCATTGCATTTCCTTGGGTAAGCACCATAAAAACTCATTGCAGTTTTTAGAAACAAGATGCCAAGTGTATTTTAATTGCTAGAGGGGAGAGAGTCAGGGAGAAGCTGAACCAGGAAAATGCTAACTGAGCATAAACTCAGAAAGAAGTCTCCCCAAGATGGGAGGCCCAGTGCTGAGACCGGAGCTCAGGAGACACAGGTCTTGGGAAGCCAGGCCCTCCTAAGATAGCAATGACTTAATGGTTCTCAGGCCTGCGGCTGCAGCCCACCCAGAAAGCTGGGGCTTTCTGCAGTAGATCATGTGGTATGGACTtaagaaatgtaaagaattaaATAAGTGAATGCCGAAATTCTAGAAAGATCAGCAGGAGTCCCGTTCTAGAGCTTTAATTCTAGAAAGATCAGCAGGAGTCCCGTTCTAGAGCTTTAACATGTAtaggaggaaaattaaaattctatatcttagcatgtgtgtgtgtgtgtgtgtgtgtgtgtgtgtgtgtgtgtgtgagaggagagagagagaaagagtatgagagagggagtgtgtatgtgtgagagagacagagagacagaaagagactgAGAATGAGAGGCAGACCTAGACGAAACATCATTTCACTTTAATAACAACACGCCTTGGACCAGTTCACAGAACTGTCATTTATAAACCAACACCCTATCCCAGTGCCAACCAGAGCACTCTTACAGGGctcccgcaccccccaccccacagggccAGTCAGAGCCAGGAGGGAACAGGCAGTAGGTGAGAAAGACTGCAGAGTGGGAAGGGTCCTTGACTCCATGGGCTTGGCCCTGCCTTGAGCCAGGGACTCCTCTAGGGTGGCACCTGCCCCACCGGAGAGCACATGGAGAGAGTGGTTGCAGGGCATCCCTGAGCATCCTTGCATAAGATGTGcacaaggtgggggggggaggtcaGAAGGGCAGGCACGGAGCTGCTGCCAGTAGCCTCTTGCTCTCCCATTCCTTCCcgaccccctcccaacccccccatctcccagcccagccccacccgCTCTCCTGTTACATGAGCGAGGCTGGCCCACAGGTGGTGACTGTCTTGTGTGGTAGGAGGTCCGTGCCTTCGGCATCTgaggctgctgcttctcctccatCTAGTGGACCTGCCAGAGACCCAGGAAGCATGAGGCTGCGTGCAGCACTGAGGGAGAGAGTCCCGGGCTGACAGAGGAAGGAGCCAGACCCGCAGTGTGGCCCCACCACCTACCAGCCCAGTAACATTCACTGTAGTAAATCACTTGACCATTCAGAGCCTTGATTTCTACTTCTATCAAATGCAGCTAAATATACCTACTTCTCGCGGTTTTCTGAAAGGCCTGAATGAGGAGGTGGGTGCCTGTGTCCCCTGTCGACTCTAAAATTTATTACCTACCACCCATGCCTGTGTCCAACCCTGCAGAAAGAGGCGTTTCTTCATCACGCCCTGCACTTGTAAAGTTCTTCATACACGTAACCCATTTTGTACACATTCTCCTGCTTGGCCCTCCCACCGAACGGATGGTCGAGAGCCTTGCCGGGTGTCGCACAAGAATTAATCCCTTGCTGAACCCAAACTGTTAAATGCCACGCTCTCTCCAGAGTGCAGGGAATGCAGGCGCTCCTAACCACCGTAGAAACCAGGAATAAACCCGCATATGAACAACACGCAGACCGCTGGCTGGAGGCCTAGAACCAGCACCGTGTAGCCACTGCTCATAGTCTGGCCTCATTCACTCATCACAGGAGCAGTCAAGGTAGCCATGGTGCTATTACCAGGAAACTGAAGCTTGCCAAGGTTAGCGATTTGCCAAAGCTCACATAGTAAATGGCAGATCTGAGCTACAAAGCCAGGTCTACTCTAACCTAGCGAACACTTAAATCCATAAAAATCCAATGGATTCAGTGTTACAAGCATCacttcctcctcccactctcgGGACCATTCCCCAGCCCCAAGCAGGGCCCAGGCCTAAGAGGTGAGGATCCCAGTTTCCAAAGGTTGGGTCCTTTACAAACTCACCCATCCTTGCCCCCATACTCACCCTCACAATGTCATGGATCCAGTCCAGGAACTCAGCAACCTTGGCGTAGATGCCCGGGTGATTGGGCTCCGCACAGCCACGGCCCCAGCTGACCACCCCCACCAAgtgccaggtgcccctgtccaggCACACCAGGGGGCCCCCGCTATCACCCTGAGAGCATGGAGACACAAAGAAAGAGGCAGTTAGTCCTTCCTGGTGGAGGGGACAGTGCCTCTGTTCCTGGTCCCTGCTGCTTGCAGTATGGGATTTCCCCTTGCCTCACCCCTCCATAAATCCTTAGCACACAACTCGACATGCCTAGGCACTCCTCCTTCTAGAGAGGCTGCTCGGAGCAGAGGTCAAGACACCGCAGGTCCTCCCGTTCCCCCCAACACCACCACGGTCCCCCTCCGTGCTGTACCTGGCATGCATCAGCCCTCCCATCCACGTAGCCAGCACACAGCATGCGGGGGGTGAGCGCCCCACTATACATGCAGGAGCTTGCAgagctcagtgctgagcaggggCACCACCGTGTCCTGGAGCGTATCTGAGCTGTGGGCTGCAGGAGGTACACATGGAGAAGGAGGGACACAGAGCCAGGCCACGGGGCACAGAGCAAGACCGGGAAGACACAACAAGAGGGAAGGTGATTAGGGGCCCTGGAGGCATTAGACCCATAGAGGGGAGCCCAAGGTGGGTTCTGCGGACCCCGGGAAGGAAACATGGGTCCATCAGACGTAAGAGTGAAGAGGAGTAgaactctcacacacacacacacacccaaacactGAAGCCACAGCACTCCTGGGATGGAGGGCAGGGGTGTCAAACACCTGGCTTCAGGGGATACTCAGGGAGTGTTCTTCCAGAAAGACCCAGGCCAGGGAGACCCAGACCAGGGCTCCTAGGTCTCGCCAACAGTGATGCCAGAGAACAAGGGGGTTGGCACCACCATTtggctgggggaggtggaggtgggagatAGAGGGGCCTCACCTTGGCCAGAAGGTCCCCCCACCCCTATTttacccaggaccctgggagctgaCTCACTGTGGCTGGGGTTGGTGTGGCCCCAGCCAGACACCCAGCACTGTGATCCCCTTGGAAAATCTTGCTTCTCGGCTGGCAGGCACACAGCACCCACGGTGTCTGTGGAGAAGCAGGTGATCCTGGGTCCCACTTGGGCTTAGtttcctttccccacctcctcACCCTCAGGCTGGGGGAAGAAGGGCTGGCAGgtcctctcactccctctcaaacAGTCCTGGCTTCCCGCCTCCACCAGCCAGGTCTCCTGTAAGGTTGTGCAGGTCGTGCACTGCACCACATTGGCACGGAGGTCACCACTGACACAGAGGATGATGTATAAACCACCATGTGCCTGGTGCCTTCTAGGTTGGGCAATGGACACCCCGCACAGACCTAACCTGGGGAATGAGGGAAAATGGGAATTCCTTCTGGGCGTTTGTGCCCAACTTCTCCTAATGAGGactcattttgcattttccttaggGTATTTGATCCCTCTTGGGGCACGGTTTCCAAAAGTGTGTGGCAAGTCCTACAGGGCTGGGCCCAAACTTGTTCTAAAGTAGCACACAGACATGCTGATGATAAAATAAACACTGAGTCCCATGGGGAGAAAGGATTCCCTTCTCAGGACTCTTTCCACCTCCGCAAGAGCAGCCAGGAGAAAGATTCCCTCCAGTGCCATTCCGGGGCTCCCCAGTCCCGCCAGCCTCCACCTAAACACGGAGAGTACAGGCCCAGGCGCGGTGGGTCTGCAGAGGGCAGCGAGCTGGAGCCCCAGCGCTGTCTTGTTTTCTCTCCGTGTTTCTACGGTTGTTACCTATTCGCCACAAATAATACGGGTTCTCTGGTTCAGTCGTAACTTAAAGCTCCCCTTTCAAATATACCCGAGTCAACCGAGAGATATTAACTGCTGAGCCCAAGTTCAGGTGATATTTGTGAAGGGCGTGCAGCAACAGCTGCGATTTGGGAAACCCAAGGCTACAGATGGTGATGGGAGGGAGGAGCACAGAGCGTGCGTGCGCATGTGCGCCTGTGCATGACTGTGCACGCACGGGagcgtgtgcgcgtgtgtgccTGTGCATGAGTGTGCACACACGGGAGCATGTGTGCGTTTGTGCACCTGTGCATGAGTGTGCACACACGGGAGCATGTGCGCATTTGTGCACCTGTGCATGAGTGTGCACGCATGGGAGTGTGCGCCTGTGCGTGAGTGTGCACGCATGGGAGCATGTGTGCATTTGTGCGCCTGTGCATGAGTGTGCACGCACGGGAGCATGGGAGCACGTGTGTGCTTGTGTATGAATGTGTACGCATGGGAGCATTACTTGCGTGAAGATGGCATGAgcgagtgtgtgcatgtgtgagcgcgtgcatgtgtgtgttttttggtgAGGAGGCAGGCACCCGTGCGTGCtatgggcaggggtgggggtttgAGAGCCACTGCCGGAGAGAAGCCGGACCCCGGAGTCAGTACACCAGGCTCAGGAACAGTTTGCTGAGATATCTTGTAGAGTCACTTTCCTTACTAAACCCTATGGTCCTTCCCTGTTTATACCTGCCTCATCTACCTATCAGGGTCAGACGGAAGGAAAgacatttgggaaaataaagcTTAGTAACTGGGACATGTCCCATGGTGGCTGGGACCTGGGGCCAGCCTGGGGTCAGGGCGGAGCAGCACATGGGGAGATGGAGCACCGAGGAAGCTCTGCCAGGTACTTTGAGGCAAGTTCCTCTTGCAGCCCAGCTATGCGGGGGGCCAGAACCTTCGTCCCCAAGAAAGCCCACACACGTTGCTGCATGCTTAGGTCCAGGTAATGCCCAAGTTCACTGTGGTCATCCAATGAACTGAACGTGTTAATGTCTACAGCACTAGGAGGGAACCTCAGAAATGAGCTCACCCCTCAggccccagccaccccacccccgcctccacCCCAGGGCCTGCCCCCACAGCCTGCACTTGCTCAGGCCAGGTCAGTGCCTCACCTGAGAAGTTGAGTGGTGTCCAGAGCCGCAGGAGGGCGATGTCATAGTCGTGAGTCTGGCTGCTGTAGAGAGGGTGGGAGACGATCCTCTCCACCACAGCCCCCTGGTGAGGCCTGATGGCACTGTGGCTGACCAGCCCCACGTGGACCCGCCAGCTGGACAGGCGGGGTACCCTAGAACTGCACACGGGAGCCATGCTGAGCCCGGGGAAGGACAGGGCGCACAGGCTGACCTAAGTGAGGTGGCCGATGGGGGAAGCTGGCCAGAGAAGCCATTTGTGGCTGCCCCCATCACCAGGCTGGGAGCTCCCAGAATCCAGGCTCCACACCTCCTAGTATCCTTGCAGCAGCTGGCAAGATACTgggcatgcagtaggtgctccataaatgctcTAGACCGGCCAGAGAAGTAAGACAGTGTGGGAGATCTACAAGTCCCAATCTCTCTGTCCTGAATAACGCTCCTCCATGTTTTATAACAGACATCAAAGGGGCTTGTGTGATATGCTAACTGCGAGTCAGAAAAACCATGAGTCCTGTCTCTCCTCCTACTGAGATTGTGGGGAATTCGCTTCATCGCTCCCAGCCTCGGTCCCCACCTTGAAAAATGAGGAGTACACTATCTGCCCCGCCCGCCGCCAGAAGGAGAGGTCCAAAGAGCTCATTCACTCGTCATTCATTCCTACACCACTCCAAGCTGTAGTTATGAAGCACCTATTATCTGCCAGGACTGTTCTCGGCCAGAGGGACATGGCAGCGGGAAAATCAACACAGAGATTCAGTGGTAAACAAGACTGAGAGTGTCAGCCCCCACGGAGCTCCCCGTCTAAAGGGGAAGCAAGACATTAAGCCAATAATTACATGGAAGGTGATTTAATTACAGTTGTGATAAACATTAAGAAGCACAGAGCGCTGTGAATGGGAAAGCCTTTGAAAAACTTCAAAACTGAGCAAATATAAAGAAGCGATCTTTGTGTTATCGCCGCTATTCGCGCAGAGCTGTTCTCGGCAGGGACCGGGGAGAACTGCGCCATGCACGCCCCTCAGAATGGACGCGGGAGGCAGACAGTCCGACGGACATGGACATGTTACACGGGACATACTGCAGGCCAAACAGAAAAGGCCGCTGAGGCGCCCTCCGGGTCCGCGGCCCCGAGACTTGCCTGTGCACGCAGTGAGCAGCCGTCACCACCCAGTGGGGCGCCACCACAGAGGCCCCGCACGTGTGCCGGGAGCCCAGGGCCACACTGGCCTGCCAGGGCCAGCGCCCAAGAGCCACGGCCTGCCCGCCAACTATCCGGGAGGCCAGGGGCCTCGTCCCACACTCTGCAAACAGAGAAGCACAGGGGAGATGGTTAGCCAGAAGACAGTTGGGTGTCAGCATGGTCCTAACCTCGGGGACTGTGGCCCAGCGCGACAGCTCTCATTTATTACTCCTGGCCCTGAGTTTGGGGGACAGGATGGTCTAAGTGTCAGTTACACATCTGTCTGCCCCATCAGGCTACAAGCTCACTGAGAGCTGTGACCATGCCTACATTGTCCTCCATAAAAAGCCTATTCCATGGGAGGCGTCGAAATGTTGGTGTATGGATGGATGCACAGATATATAGAGAAATATAGATGATTGGGGGCATGGGGTCAGACGAAAGGAGCTCCACAGACTGTCTCCCATGTGGCCCCTAGTTTGCCCCCTTCCTTAGTCTCCGGAAGGTGCTAACTGGTTAGCAGCCAAGAGTAATCCCTTTGGGGCTCTCCAGATGAAGGGGGGCGGGAGCTTCAGAAGTCAAGGCAAGTAGTCCCAGGAGGCGAAGCAGATCATCCGCCCAGATCAGTGGCTGGTGGGGGACAGGACAGGGGCTTGGTCAGGGCTCTGTTGGGGCAGAACCATGTCTACAAGAAGGGGaccagtaggcagaggggcaggtgggcaaggaaccccaccccagacccacacTAAGGACAGGGGGAGactccctcctcccactgccaCCTTCCTGGACATGCCTGGATATGACTCACCAGAGCATCTGAGGGAAACGATTTGGCCGGAAGCGCAGCTGTTCCTACAAACAGAGGTGGCAgcaggaggctgggcaggggcccACCCAAGGGCTTGGAGGGAGGCCAGGGGCAGTCATCAGGTGCAGACAGAGGAGGCCTCTGGTGCAGCCCCCATCTGCGTCCTGCCTGCCTCCAAGCCCTGGGCCCCTCCTCATTAGCAGTTCTGCAGGACAGCGTGCTACTCTGCCCCATCACCCCAGAGCACCGGCAGGAGGTCGTGGCCCTTGAGGGCTGTCTTGGGCAGGGCCCAAAGTTACAAATCAGGTATCTGTAGATGGGAAGTCCAGCTGTGCCTACTAAGGACCCTGGAACAAACATGTGTCCCGTGGATGGATAAGGAAGCGAAGGAAGAAGGCACACGTCACCCCACGCCCCTCCTAGGCTTCCTCTATTCTCTCTCCGACCCCTTcttgctctcccctctctctccttcttccaagCAAAACCTCAATTTCTGCTGCACCAAAGCCCTCTTCTCTCTCATACTCATCTCAGGCCCCGGCGGCCCTGATCCCTCTCATATCCCAAAGCCTCAGGGCTCTGGCTCCCTGACAGCCAGTTCCACTCACGTGAACTGAGTTTGTGATTTCTGACTGGAAAACGCTCCTGTGTCCCATCTCACACAGCCAATGTCCTCACCCCCAGGTTCCCACAACAGGAAGATTTTTGCCGAACAGTTCACCAGAAGGGACCCACTCAGCCTCCTGAGAAGTCCTCCCTGGACTGCcacacttcctccaggaagccctccagtcTGGGAGGGAGCTGAGCAAACCGCTGGGAGCTGTTGAGCTTGATGTCAGACAGGTTCACTCCCTTGAGGTGAGTGAGTCTTGGCGGAAAAGGGGAACAGAACGGGAGGAAACTGGTTGATGCTGCAGCACGGAGATGGCAAGAATCATGACCAAGATGTGCCTGAGATGCCGTCCCCAGCGGTACACGGAGCAAGACTGACAATGACCTCTTCTCGGATTCATATTTGTTAAAGAGCAGGGACGCTCAAAGGAGAGAAACAACCTGAGGTCCCATCATGCCCAGAGGGCAGGAGACGGCCAAAATGACCTCTTGTCAGTTCCTGAGCACTTTGACAGGACAGGCAGATAGAGGTCTCCgcctccctttcccctccaccCTCGCCCGGGCCCCAAGTCTGCCCCCCTTACCTGAGATGCCCCAGGCTCTGGCAGATCCGcacccccagggcagggctccaGCCCTCGTGGCAGACCAGGAGCCAGTCTGGCCGTGCTCTCACCTGTG
This DNA window, taken from Lutra lutra chromosome 10, mLutLut1.2, whole genome shotgun sequence, encodes the following:
- the TMPRSS5 gene encoding LOW QUALITY PROTEIN: transmembrane protease serine 5 (The sequence of the model RefSeq protein was modified relative to this genomic sequence to represent the inferred CDS: inserted 2 bases in 1 codon) → MSLMPDGQTHMEAQYAEESPGPRNFQAKLRDPLRRPEAQQHPTSLAGCPGAGQRCCAGLGVLALLAGVSIGSWLLVLYLRPATSQPTPGTLQDEEIPSSCSEAGGAEALLPTLPRTVSFRIITEDFLLEAQVRARPDWLLVCHEGWSPALGVRICQSLGHLRLTHLKGVNLSDIKLNSSQRFAQLPPRLEGFLEEVWQSRNSCASGQIVSLRCSECGTRPLASRIVGGQAVALGRWPWQASVALGSRHTCGASVVAPHWVVTAAHCVHSSRVPRLSSWRVHVGLVSHSAIRPHQGAVVERIVSHPLYSSQTHDYDIALLRLWTPLNFSDTVGAVCLPAEKQDFPRGSQCWVSGWGHTNPSHTHSSDTLQDTVVPLLSTELCXSSCMYSGALTPRMLCAGYVDGRADACQGDSGGPLVCLDRGTWHLVGVVSWGRGCAEPNHPGIYAKVAEFLDWIHDIVRVH